Below is a genomic region from Microbacterium galbinum.
CGAGACCAAGGACCTGGTGCACGCCATCCGCGATCGCGCTGACGACGTGCAAGGCGTCCATCTGGAGGTGACTGGCGAGACGGCGATCGGAATCGACCAAGACGAGCAGTTGATGCAGGCCTTGATCAAATACGTCGTAGTGATCGTTGTGATCTCGATCCTGCTGCTGGTCGTGTTGTTCCGTTCCCTGTTGATTCCTGTGGTCGCAACCATCGGGTTCCTGCTCTCCGTCGGCGCTTCGTTCGGTGCTTCGGTAGCCGTCTTCCAGTGGGGTTGGCTGGACGCGGTCATCGCCGCCCCGCAGGGCGACCCGATGCTCAGCCTGCTCCCTCTGCTACTCGTCGGCGTGCTCTTCGGTCTCGCAATGGACTATCAAGTGTTCCTGGTCTCACGAATTCAGGAGATGCACCGAAAGGGCATGGAGCCCAAGGCCGCAATCCGCGAAGGGTTCGCACGCTCCGGGCCGGTCCTCGTCGCTGCCGCGACGATCATGATCGTGGTCTTCGCGGGATTCGCCACAAGCCATTTCGCGATCGGTGCCTCCATCGCTTTCGGGCTGATGGTCGGAGTCGCTGCAGACGCGTTCATCGTTCGCCTCGTGCTCATGCCGGCGCTGCTCTCGCTGCTCGGTAAGTCCGCGTGGTGGATTCCGAAGTGGTTGGACAAGATCCTTCCGGATGTGGATGTCGAAGGACACTCTCTCGACAATGAAGAACGGAAGGAAGCTCCGCAGCCCGCCCTGATCGGCTAGAGCTAAGCGCAATCAGAGGGGTCGATGCCTTTCGAGGCATCGACCCCTCTTCGGCGACCAGCTGTCAGGTGCCGCTCGTCGCGAGTCGAAGGCGTCGTCTAGCCTCTCTACGTTCGCGTTGGCGCGCCGGATCGGCAGTCGGAGCTGCCAGGAGAAGCTCCTTCGTATACGTGTCCTGCGGCCGAGTGGTCACGTCGACGGCCGAACCGGTTTCGACGATCTGCCCCTTATACATCACAGCGATTCGGTGACTGACGTGACGAACGACGGACAGGTCGTGCGTTATGAAGAGGTACGCCACTCCGGTGGCCTTCTGAAGTTCGATCAGGAGCTCCAGTACGCGAGCCTGAGTCGTGAGGTCGAGCGCCGACACCGGCTCATCGCACACGATGAGCTTCGGCTCCAAAGCCAGGGCTCGGGCAATTGCAATCCTTTGTCGCTGCCCCCCGCTGAATTCACGCGGGTAGCGAGTTGCCGCGTCGGACGGCATTCCGACTCGATCCAATAGCTGAGCCACGCGCTTGCGCGCTTCCCGCGCGTCCACGCCTTGGGCGACAAGAGGCTCGGATAGGGTGTCCGCGATCTGGAGGGCAGGATTGAGCGAGGTGTAAGGATCCTGGAACACGACTTGGATGTCCCTCGCCAGCGGCCTCCGCTGCCGATGGGACAGATGGGTGATGTCCCGCCCTCCATAAGTGATGGTGCCGCCCGTGGGAGCGGCGAGACCAAGGACTGCTCGACCGATCGTGGTCTTCCCTGACCCGGACTCTCCGACCAGACCGAGGGTCTCGCCTGCCGAGATGTCTAACGAGACTCCTCGAAGAACCTCCGGGGATGAGGCG
It encodes:
- a CDS encoding ATP-binding cassette domain-containing protein → MNELLSITDLRLRYPGRGFRASSPEVLRGVSLDISAGETLGLVGESGSGKTTIGRAVLGLAAPTGGTITYGGRDITHLSHRQRRPLARDIQVVFQDPYTSLNPALQIADTLSEPLVAQGVDAREARKRVAQLLDRVGMPSDAATRYPREFSGGQRQRIAIARALALEPKLIVCDEPVSALDLTTQARVLELLIELQKATGVAYLFITHDLSVVRHVSHRIAVMYKGQIVETGSAVDVTTRPQDTYTKELLLAAPTADPARQRERREARRRLRLATSGT